CATCCAGGGCCCGCATGTCGCGATACCACTTGATGCTGGCCAGGAACAGGTAGCCGGCGCTGCCGGCGAACAGTAGCGCGTAGGCGGCGAAGAAGGCGACCGGCCAGGCCAGCAGCGCGAAGATCAGGCACAGAACGCCGTAATCGGTCGGGATGACCAGCAGCGAACGAACAGTGGAGGCCGACCGGCTCGGGTCGGCGACGGCGTCCTGGCCCGAGGCCAGTCCGCTGGTCCGGCGGAGCTGGTCGTTGAGGATCATGCCGAAGAACGACACGGCGGCGACCACGGTGAACCCGATCGGCACCAGCAGCCAGCCGGTTCCGGGCACCGCGGCCGAGCGGAACAGGAAGATCAGGACGGCCAGGTGCAGGCTGGAGATCTTGACCGCGTCGACCATGTGGTCGAGCCACTCCCCCGACCGCGACCCGCCGCCGCGGAGCCGGGCCAGCTGACCGTCGGCCGAGTCCAGCGCATAGCCCAGCACGAGTCCGGCGGTGACCGCGATCGCGAGCGGGATGGACGGCGGCATCAGCGCCAGGACAGCGATGGCCGCGAACGAGCACAGCGCGGATGCGGCGGTCACCGCATTGGGGGTCAGGCCGGCCTGATACGCCGCGGCGGCCAGGTAGCGGCCCAGCCGGCGGTTGACAAATCGTGAGTAGGCCGGCGCGCCCTTACCCGGCTTCTGCCGAGACTTCAACCGGTAGAGCGATTCTCGGTAACCCATCGAGGTCATCACCGGTGGCCGGCTGGACGCGATACGTCCGGCGACCGGCCGGGTCACTTCGTCGGTGGCGGACATGGCGGGCATGGGTCCTTCGGCTTCGGGCGCGTGGTCGGGGACGGGCTCGGCGGACGGCCGGCCGGGTGTCGGGGTCATGGGGCTCGGGGTCCCGATCGCGGCACTCATGCCGATCGGAGCGAGGGCTCCGAGCCGGTCCGCACGCGCACCGGCTCCGCCGACCCGGCGATGCCGATCTCCGCCAGCCAGGCATCGAGCGGGGCCGCGGCCACCGCGTCGGTCCGAGGACCGGCCAACGCCCGATCGCGTCCGGCCAGGCGAAGGCACAGGTCCTCGTAGCGGTCGGTCACATCGTCCCAGTCGTACTTGGTCGCCTGGATCCGAGCCTGGGTACCCAGTTCGACGGTGCTGGCGATGTCCAGTTCGGAGGCCTCGATCTGCGCGCGAACCCCGGCCACGTCGGAGAAGAACCGACCGGCCCCGCCCAGCACCTCACGGTTGAAGTTGACGTCGAACGCAGTGGTCGCGGCCGAGGCCCCGAGTGCCCGCAGCAGCGAGGGGTTGGTCCCACCCACCGAATGCCCGTGCAGGTAGGTGAAGGCGTTGGCGTAGAGCTGGTCCAGCAGCTGCTGGTCCCACACCCCACCGAGGAACCGCACCCGGCCATCGGCCAGTTCGTGCACTCGCTGGGTGTAGGCGTCCGCGTACGGCGCGGACCCGACGACGATCAGCGGGAGCTCGGCCGCACTGGCCGAGTAGCCCTCCACGATCATGTCCACGTGGTTCTCCGGCTCGAATCGGGCCACCACCAGGTGGTATCCGCCCGAGGTCAGGCCGAGCTCGGCCAGCCGGTGGTCGCCGACGGTGTCCAGGATCGGGGCGCCGTAGGTGATCAGATCGGTGGGCATGGCGAACTTGTCCAGGTAGTAGTCCTGGATGCCGACCGCGTCGGCGATCAGCGCGTCCGACCACTTGACCGCCAGTCGCTCGGCCATCAGGTAGTAACGACGGCCGGCGCCGCCCCACTTGTCGCGC
This genomic window from Nakamurella multipartita DSM 44233 contains:
- a CDS encoding CDP-alcohol phosphatidyltransferase family protein; its protein translation is MTSMGYRESLYRLKSRQKPGKGAPAYSRFVNRRLGRYLAAAAYQAGLTPNAVTAASALCSFAAIAVLALMPPSIPLAIAVTAGLVLGYALDSADGQLARLRGGGSRSGEWLDHMVDAVKISSLHLAVLIFLFRSAAVPGTGWLLVPIGFTVVAAVSFFGMILNDQLRRTSGLASGQDAVADPSRSASTVRSLLVIPTDYGVLCLIFALLAWPVAFFAAYALLFAGSAGYLFLASIKWYRDMRALDGRTVDGAAG
- a CDS encoding DUF1972 domain-containing protein, which produces MKSKQARPLRIALVGTRGVPARYGGFETCVEEVGSRLVERGHEVVVYCRRRGSDRSAELDSYKGMSLVHFGALKKRSLETLSHTALSVQHLVRHRTDAAVVFNAANAPFLPALRAARIPVATHVDGLEWKRDKWGGAGRRYYLMAERLAVKWSDALIADAVGIQDYYLDKFAMPTDLITYGAPILDTVGDHRLAELGLTSGGYHLVVARFEPENHVDMIVEGYSASAAELPLIVVGSAPYADAYTQRVHELADGRVRFLGGVWDQQLLDQLYANAFTYLHGHSVGGTNPSLLRALGASAATTAFDVNFNREVLGGAGRFFSDVAGVRAQIEASELDIASTVELGTQARIQATKYDWDDVTDRYEDLCLRLAGRDRALAGPRTDAVAAAPLDAWLAEIGIAGSAEPVRVRTGSEPSLRSA